AAGTTAACGCATAATCGTTTTACTGTTCCCAACACCCCTTAGCACCCCTGCCCACATCTCCCCATGTCCCCGATGATTTCACGCACGTTCAGGCGCCCGGCTTTCTCCCTGGTCGAGCTTTTGGCCGTGATCGCAGTGGTCGCGATTCTTTCTGCGCTGCTCATGACCGGTGTCGGACACGTGCGGGAAAACATGGCGAGCACTCACTGCCTCTCGAACCTGCGCCGCCTCCAGATGGCGAACATCACCTACGCGAATTCGAATCCGCAGCGTATGTATGTGCCGACATTCAGCAACGGCTCCGAAGTCGCCTCGTCGGGGCGCGTCCTGTGGCACAGTAACGACGCCTTTCTACCGTTCCTCGAAGTCGAAAAGTTCACCGACAGGTCTAACTGGCCGCCGACCTTCTGGCCGGATGAATACATCTGCCCGATGGCGACCGTCGAGGGGGGGCGTATCGACCGCTGCTATGCCTCGAACTGGACGGATATGCCCTTTGGCCGTAGCTATAATGCTCTGGGCGCGGTGGCCGCAGTCCGGGTGACGGATGTGATTCGCCCCGGCGAGGTGATTGCCTTCGTCGATGCTCCCAACTGGCTCGTGAATTACCCCTTTAACGAGTATGTGGGAGAGATCACCACGAACAACGCGATCGGGTATCGTCACAAGGGAAAGGCCAATGTCGTTTTTTATGACGGGCACGTAGACAGCTACCCGCCCGAGATTCTGGAGAACACTCCATCCATGTGGCAAATCAGCCACTGAAGCACCTTCTCTTTGATCTGAATATAAGCCATCAGAAGTATAAAATCTTATAAATAAATAATTTCGGTGATGCGCGTGCGCACGTTTACAGAGCCGACCTACCTAACGAACAACCTCCAAAACCTGCTAATCTCATGAGATACACGAACGAAATACTCCGCTTGATTCCCAAGCCTGCCCTGTCGCTGAAAAGCGCCTGTCTGTTTTCCCTGCTACCTGCTGCCCTGAGCGCACAAACCATTGTCTGGGACAGTGCGACGGAGGGTGGCCTCTGGTCTGATGGGACTAACTGGGTGGACGGCTCTGCGCCAGGAGCTGGTGAGACGGCTGTGCTCGGTGATGCCGCAGCTGACCGCACTGTCACTTATGACGCCAGTGCGTCGGGTACTGTAGGTGGGCTGACGATGACGCAGACCTCGGCCTTTGCGAATACAGTTGAGGTTCAGCGTACGCTGGAGCTGACCGACGAGTTGGTGCTCGGGTCCTCGACCGGTACCACCGTTGTCAACCTGAACACCTCGACCGAGAGCGGGATCACCACCGGCTCGGTGCTGACGGCTTCCTCCGGCGTGACCTTGAACTCCGGCGGCGTGCTTGAGTTTAACCGATTGCTGGTCGACACCGATGCGGTTTCCTCGACTCAGCAACTGGTGGGCGATCTGACGATCAGCGGAGGTACGCTCAACGTGTACTCGGCTACCCGCAGTGGTACGACGACGCGCAACACGTTTACGCACTCAGTCAACGGTTCGCTGACGATGGACAGCGGCTCCATTATTCTTAAGACCACTCCGGACAGCAGCGACACGGTCCTGACCGATACGCGCCTGCTGGTGAACGGCAATTTCACCATGACCGGTGGCAGTCTCTCTGTCGCCGATGGCTACTCAACCGCTCGTGCCTTGATGGTGGATGGTGCCCAGACCACGATCGGCAGTGGTGCGGATCTCGGTGAGACGGGTATTACGCTGGTTAACTTCACAGTCGATCAGCGCATCGATAGCGAGGTTGCTCTGAACTGGCTTTATCTTGAGGCACTGGGGGATACGACGAAGACCCTGAACC
This genomic interval from Ruficoccus sp. ZRK36 contains the following:
- a CDS encoding prepilin-type N-terminal cleavage/methylation domain-containing protein, with protein sequence MSPMISRTFRRPAFSLVELLAVIAVVAILSALLMTGVGHVRENMASTHCLSNLRRLQMANITYANSNPQRMYVPTFSNGSEVASSGRVLWHSNDAFLPFLEVEKFTDRSNWPPTFWPDEYICPMATVEGGRIDRCYASNWTDMPFGRSYNALGAVAAVRVTDVIRPGEVIAFVDAPNWLVNYPFNEYVGEITTNNAIGYRHKGKANVVFYDGHVDSYPPEILENTPSMWQISH